A window of Streptomyces sp. DG1A-41 contains these coding sequences:
- a CDS encoding helix-turn-helix domain-containing protein: MTKRTYTCGLDAAIAVMGGKWKGLILFSLGEGPLRFGELRRAVAGISERMLILQLREMEHSGLIHREAHHQVPPKVEYSLTDFGRSLNAAMAPLGEWGEENLERIEAIP; the protein is encoded by the coding sequence ATGACGAAGCGCACCTATACGTGCGGACTGGACGCCGCCATCGCCGTCATGGGCGGAAAGTGGAAGGGTCTGATTCTGTTCTCGCTCGGTGAGGGGCCGTTACGCTTCGGGGAGTTGAGGCGGGCCGTGGCCGGAATCAGCGAAAGGATGCTGATCCTTCAGCTCCGGGAGATGGAGCACAGCGGTCTCATACACCGCGAAGCGCATCATCAAGTGCCGCCGAAGGTGGAGTACTCGCTGACCGATTTCGGCCGTTCCCTCAACGCGGCGATGGCGCCCCTCGGTGAATGGGGCGAGGAAAATCTGGAGCGGATCGAAGCCATTCCGTGA
- a CDS encoding NAD(P)-binding domain-containing protein: MAGDNRTPVTVVGLGSMGRALAGAFVTAGHPTTVWNRTPGRAGPLVDQGALHAASVADAVAASGLVVTCLTTFEDTRAALEPAAGVLRGRALVTLNSGSPAGARETAAWATAHGARLLAGAVKNVPSAVGKPDTLLYYSGDKAVFDEHERTLRVLGGDTVHLGEEPDLAALYEMAVGAMLLPALVGFFQGAAAVQARGLRVDSMVRFAGKWLDMIKALLPVYAAEIDSGAYGDAASSVNLFLAGAVHDDDLSEETNVDTTWLAPLHDLVRRAAEAGHGEHSISALTEVLRKPPHSVA, encoded by the coding sequence ATGGCTGGGGACAACCGCACACCGGTCACCGTCGTCGGACTGGGCTCGATGGGCCGGGCACTGGCGGGGGCGTTCGTGACGGCGGGGCACCCGACGACCGTCTGGAACCGCACCCCGGGCCGGGCCGGGCCGTTGGTGGACCAGGGGGCGCTGCACGCCGCGTCCGTCGCGGACGCGGTCGCGGCGAGTGGACTGGTCGTCACCTGCCTGACCACCTTCGAGGACACCCGCGCGGCACTGGAACCGGCCGCCGGGGTGTTACGGGGCCGGGCTCTCGTCACACTGAACAGCGGCTCCCCGGCCGGCGCCCGTGAGACGGCCGCGTGGGCCACCGCGCACGGCGCCCGTCTGCTCGCCGGGGCCGTCAAGAACGTGCCGTCGGCCGTGGGGAAGCCGGACACCCTGCTCTACTACAGCGGGGACAAGGCCGTCTTCGACGAACACGAGAGGACCCTGAGAGTGCTGGGCGGCGACACCGTCCATCTCGGGGAGGAGCCCGATCTCGCCGCGCTGTACGAGATGGCGGTGGGTGCGATGCTGCTGCCCGCGCTCGTCGGCTTCTTCCAGGGGGCCGCCGCCGTCCAGGCGCGCGGGCTGCGGGTGGACTCGATGGTGCGGTTCGCCGGCAAGTGGCTGGACATGATCAAAGCGCTGCTGCCCGTCTACGCCGCGGAGATCGACAGCGGTGCCTACGGCGATGCCGCCAGTTCGGTGAACCTCTTCCTCGCGGGCGCGGTCCATGACGACGACCTGAGCGAGGAGACGAACGTCGACACCACCTGGCTGGCCCCCCTGCACGACCTCGTGCGACGGGCGGCCGAGGCGGGTCATGGCGAGCACAGCATCTCGGCACTGACGGAAGTGCTCAGGAAGCCGCCGCACAGCGTGGCGTAG